From the Streptomyces nodosus genome, the window CGGCGTAGTGGAGCGGAGGCACTTCTCGCGGCCCGGCCCCCGCACCAGGTCGAACTGGCGCGCCTGACCGCTGACGCCGTATGGCTCGGCGCCGTCTACCTCCTCTGCACCGCCTTCACCTGGATCGCCACCGCCGGGGCTCCCGGTGGTCCCTGGCTCGATTACGTCCTCTTCGGAGTCTCCGGGGTCGTCTTCGCCCTGGCCCTCGGCCACTTCATCGGGCGCTCGCTGCCCGGCCGTTTCACCGGCGCGCTCGCGGCCGTCGGCGGGTTCCTCCTCTTCAGCCTGGTCTTCGGCTCGCAGTCCTCCCCGCTCGCCGATGTCGTCTTCTACCACGCCATCGATGTGCGGCTCTCGGCCACGCATCTGGTGTGGCGGCTCGCGATCACCGGGCTCGCCGTGGCGGCCATGTGCACGGTGAGTTCGCTGCTGAGCAGGGACCGGCGGAGCACCGGGGCGGCGGGCGCGGCGGGGTTCTTCTCCCTGGCCACACTGGTCTGCGTGGTCGCCATGCCGGGAAGCGACAGCGCCCTGCTGGAGACCCGTCGGGTCGGAACGCCGGTGTGCGAAGCGGGCGGAGGAGGCACCGTGTGCGTATGGCCGGAGCACGTGCATCGCCTGCCGGAAGCCGTGGCGGCGGCGGACAGGGTGGCCAGGGCCGCCCGGGGTGTCGTGCCGGCCCCCGAACGCTATGCGGAACAAGGGCTGGAGCGGGACGGCACGGGCGGCTTCACCCTGGACCATGGGCGGAAGGACCTTCTGCACACCATGCTTCTGGAACTGACGGGCCCCCACCAGACCTGGTGCGAGAGCGAGCCGGAAGCCCTGGCGGAACGCAGGATGTATGCGGGACTCCGGCTGGAGACATGGCTGGAGGCGCGCGCCACGGACTCCGGGAAGCTGCCCGCGTACACCTACTCGGGAGACACGGCATGGTTGTCCGACGTCCGGCGGGCGAGGAAACTCCCGACCGCCGAACAGGTCAGCCGGGCGAAGGAATGGGCTCGCGACATGGCGGCGCCTTGCTGACCGAAGACCGCGGCTTCTCCCCCCTCGCAAGCCACCTCCGGTCCCACCACAGCGCTCGCTCCCTCGCGTTCCTGGTCGGCTGCGCCGCGGTGCTCACCTGGTGGGGCGGGCAGGCCGTGCTCTTCCCCGACATGAGCGGCGACAAGCCCGTTCCGGCATCGGGCGCGGCTTTTATGCCCATGCTGCTCGGCATCGGCGTGCTGATCTCGACGATCGACGGCATGGCCGACTTCTCCCGGGCCGCCGCCCGGCCCCGCTCCCATGTCCTTGCCCGACATCTGACCGTGGCATTCGGAATCGCGATGCTCTCGGCATGCATCGCCCTCCTGCTGTCCGGCGACCCCGACGCGATCCCCCTGGCCTGCCGAAACCTGCTGGGCTTCACCGGCCTGGCAGCCTTCTCCGCCGCGCTGCTCGGTCTCCGGCTCTCCTGGCTCCTCCCCGTCACACAGACGGTCCCCGCCTTCCTCCTGGGAACACCGGGAACCGGAGGAACAGACACCCCCTGGTGGTCCTGGCCCCGCGCGACCACCGGAAACGGCACGGCCTGGGTCATCGCGACGGGACTGATGGCGACAGGGATGCTCCTCGTCCTCCTCCGGGCCGACCGCAGCACCTGACCACCGGACGAAGAGACCGCACCCGTACCCTCATGGACGCCGTGCTCGGCGGCCTGTGGGCCGGGGACGGCCGGGGGCTTCGCGCGCTACAACCCGGCCGCCTGGGCCAGTGATGCCCGGTCGTCCTCACCCAGTTGAAGGCCGGCCAACAGTTCGTCGTCGGCCAGCAGGCGCCGCACCCATGCCGCGTCGGCAACGAATGCCGCTCGGCAGAGGGCCCGTTCGGGGTGGTCTCTCTCGGGGCCGCCGACCGCCAGGTCCCACGCGTTGTCGGGGTCGGTCGGTGCGGACAAGGCGGCGGCTATGAGCACGAGCCCGAAGAGTTCGTTCCGGCGTGGGACCGATGGATCGGCGGTCAGTCTCAGCAGGTACGGGACGACCGCCGGCATCGTGGCACTGATGGACATCGGCCCTGACATCACAAGCCAGTCCAGTGCTTGCTCGGCCATCTCAGCCGCGTCGGGATCGAGCAGCCCGCGCAGGACGACCGGGACATCGACCGGGCAGCCAGGAATGGACGACCATTCCACGTCCTCGCACCCTTCCAGTGCCGGATGCGGGAAAGCCTCCTGCCTCAGGTGCGGATAGGCCGCCGTCAGGGCTGCTGTCGCTGTCACCGCTGCGGCCTCGTGATCCACTTTGCACACCGGCGTGCCTCCCATCCACCCACGGGCGCCGTACCGGCGGACAACGATCACCTGGACGCCATGAGTCTATGCACGCCCCACCTTCACGGCCTTGAGAACCCGGTATCGGCGCCGCGCCGGTGTCGGAGTCGGCTGGAACACTGCGGCCGTGATCGACGAGAGAACCGCGAACCGTCCTGATGCCTCAGCCGGCTCCCTGCCGCCCACAGCGCGGGCAGAGCTTGCCGGCACCTCCTGGGAGGAGCTGCCGCACTTCTGTACGGGCCGACACGGTGTGCCCGACACACCGGACATTCTCATCAATGTGCTCGCCGCCGACCGGTCCCGCAGGGTGCGTGCGGTCGGGAACCTGTACCGGCTGCTCCTCCATCAGGAGCGGCTGTTCCCGGCATCCGCCCCGGCGGCCTTGGTCGTCGCCCTTCTTCTCGACGATCCGCGCACCCTCGCCGAAGACCGGTGGGAGCGCAGGGCGAACCGGCGGTCGCTGCGGGCCGAACTGCTGAACTGGCTGGCCTGGTTCGCCGACATCGCCCGCCTGGACGTCGAGGACGGTGTCGGCGCGGCGCGGGATCTGGCCGCCGCCCGTGCGGCACGGCCGGTGCTCCAGGACCGTATCGCGGATTTCTGCGAGGACGACGATCCGCAGGTGAGGGAGGCCGCGCTGGCGGCCACCGCCCTGCTGCTGGCCGACCCCGCCCTCGCCTCGTCCGTACCCCGGTACGCGCCCGCCGTCCGCGCGGTCCTGGCCGTGAGCGTGGACTCGTACCACCGGTGGATCGCCCGGGAACGACTGGCGGCTTGGGGGGAGGACGTCACCGGTCTCGTCGTCGCGGAGGAGGCGCACCGTGCGGCCCTGGACCGGGCACGCGATCTGGCGGACGACCCGTTCGGGGAGGGCCGGGAGCAGGCGATCCGCTGGCTGGAGGAGCAGCCCGAGGACACCGCGGCTCCGGACCGACCCGGCCGGCGGCGTGAGGACCGGACCGCGCCCGTGCAGGCGGCCCCGCACGAGTCGGCCCCCGAGCCGCCGGTGGCCGCCCCGGGGAGCGAGGCGGGACGTCGGGGCCCGTGGCGGATCGCCAGGGCCGAGGAGCGCGCCGAGTGGGACTTCACGCCGTACACAGGAGTCGGCCCGCTGCACTTCGGGATGACCCTGGAGGAGATCACCGGAGCCCTCGGCGAACGACCGACCGTCTTGTCCTCCTCCCGTCACGGCGAAGGCCACGAGCTCGACTTCGCCGACTTCACCGCGACCGGGATCAGGGCCATCTTCCGGGACAGCCGCCTGGGGTGTGTGGCCGTGAACGCGCTCACCGGCCCCCAGGTGAGACTCGACGCGGCCCCGCTGACCGGCTGCGCGCCCTCCCAGGTGGAGGACTGGCTCGTCCACCGCACCACACCGCGGCCCGGCAGCCTGATGTACAGCCCCGCTGCCGATCCGGTCTTCGCCGACCTCGGCCTGGCGATCCGCTCCCAGCGGGCCGGCGACGCCGTCCTGACGCGACCGCTCTTCCTGCACTACGACTGGCTCGACCTGTGGCACTCGCTACCGAGCGAGGAGTGGAACTGCTCCTGAAGCGTGGAAGGAGGGCACCATGGCCGGCTGGCGATGAAGCCTCTTCGTCTTCCCGCTCAGTGCGCCTTGCTGGAGCCAAAGATCTCGATGGCGAGTGCCCCGAGGGCTTCCTTCTCGGGGCCGTAGATCGTGCGGATGTTGGCGAGTTGCTGGTCGCGGGTGGCGGTCGGGTTGACGTTGCAGGGGCCTTCGCCGTCGAGGAGGGCTTCGAAGTCGGGGTACTCAGTGACGCGGAGGACCTGGACGTCGCAGGTCTCGTCGGTGTCCTTGATGCGGAAGCGGATGGTGTCGCCGGCGGCGAGGTCGGCGAGGTGCGGGTACTTGACCCGCACCTCGATGGTCTTGGCGCCCGCGGCGACGAGCTCGAAGTACTGGCGGTAGAGGTTGAGCTCGCGGACGCGGGCGGTGCGGTCGGTCATCGGCAGGGAACGCTCCTGGGGGACGGTGCGGTGATCAGGCGGCCGATCTCGGCGGCCGAGTGCGAGCGGAAGAAGTGGCGGGGGTCGGAGAGCAAGGTCTCGGCCATGGCGAGCAGTTGGTCGGCGTACTAGGTGACGGTGCCGGGCCACTGCCGGGTGTCGAGCATCCAAGGGGCAGCGCCTTCGGGCAAGGGGACACGGCCTTCTCGTACGAGGGATTTCGACAGCTTGGCGCCGGTGTCGGTGACGACCTGGGGGCAGAACAGGCGGGCCGGGAGCTGGGCTCGGGCGAGGCCTACCGCTTGGAGTGCCTCGTCGACGAGGTGGCAGCCGAAGACCCAGTCGCCGCCTTTGACCATGATGTGCAGGGTGCCCTGGGGGCTGGTCAGGCCGAGTTCCTTGACCAGGTTGCGGTAGAGGGTGGCCAGGTCGATATAGCCGCCGGCGGTGGGCGTGATGGTGGCCTTGTATGAGCCGTGGTGGAGGCAGACAGCGGAGACGTCCGCGGACTCGGGGCCGGCGAGGTGGACCCGGGTGCGTTCGGAGTGCTTCTCCGTCCATCCGCAGCAGGGGTGCGGACAGGGGACGCGGAGGTGCGGGATGCCCGTGGACGGGGCGAGCCACCAGCGGGCGGCGTCAGTGCGGGCCGCGCAAGCGAAGAACTATGCGGACAGCATCGAGATGACGTTCCGCATGATCATGGGTGATGCGGTCGTGGAAGGCCTCTTCGGCGTCAACCCGGTACCTGCTCAGAGTCGGCGGCGAGGCAGGTACGAGCCCGAAGACTCTGCCGAGGACACCTACGTCTACCCCGACCCGGTCCAGGCGCTCCTGCTGGCCGACAACGCCCGCGTCATCCGCGGCCTCATCGGCGAAGTGATGATCCTGGTCATGGCGTACACAGGCATGCGTATCGCCGAGATCGCCGGGCTCCGGCGGGAGTTCTGTTGGGTGGGCCCCGACCGGGATCCATGGGACCAGCACATCCGAGTGGAGCACCAGGGGCACTACCTCAAGGGTGGGTTCAAGCTGCATCCACCGAAGTACAGCTCGTACCGGACCTTGATCCTTCCGCCCTTCCTCGGGGATCTCCTCTGGAAGGTCCTGGAGAGCCACGAGGCCGAACGCCTTCCCGGCCGTGCGAGGCAAGCCGATCCGCGTCGATGACCAGTTCTACGGCCGGTTCTGGGATCCGATCGTGGAAGGCCACGAAGAGCTTCCCCAGATCCGTGGACGCCGGTTCCGGCCGGAGATCCCCGCGGTGCCCGGCCTGAAGGACTCGTCCCGCACGGACTGCGTCATGCGCAGCGCACCTGGCTGGAGGAGGACGACACGGCCCAGTCCGCGATCGATGAGCGGATGAGCCACAAGGTCCGCCGGAAGGGGAACGGCGTCAGCACCTACCGGCACGTGATCCCGGTCATGCGCCGGCGGATCGCGAAGACCCTGCAGCGGCGCTGGGAGAGGTCCCTCAAGGAGCATCAGAAAATGATCTCCCAAAAATCTCCCAGTGGATCTTGAAAGCCCTCGGGAGACAGGTGAGGGGCCCGGCCGGAGAACCAGCCGGACCCCTTCAAAAAGGCCCCTGACCTGCGGCGGAACGCCGACCGACGATCACGGGAGAGTGGCGCGGCATCACGCCTTCTTGGTCTCCCAGAAGATCTTGTCGATCTGGGCGATGTAGTCCAAGGCCTTCTGGCCGGTCGCCGGGTCGGTGGACGCCTTGGCGGCCGAGAGGGCCTTCAGGGTGTCGTTGACCAGCTGGTGCAGCTCGGGGTACTTCTCGAAGTGCGGGGCCTTGAAGTAGTCGCTCCACAGCACCGAGACATGGTGCTTGGCGAGCTCGGCGCGCTGCTCCTTGATGACGATGGCGCGCGCCTGGAAGTGCGGGTCGTCGTTGGCGGCCATCTTCTCCTGCACGGCCTTCACCGACTCCGCCTCGATGCGGGCCTGGGCCGGGTCGTACACGCCACAGGGCAGGTCGCAGTGGGCGCTGACCGTGACCTTGGGGGCAAACAGGCGGGAGAGCATGAAGCTGTCCTTCCTCGTGATCGTCTTCTCAGGTGGGACATTACTCCGTGGGGAACGGGTTTTCGCGAGTGCCCCCGTGGGCTTACGTCAAAAGTCCGGGGTGAGACTGGGACTGGTGGAGGATCGGACCGGGGAGGTGTCGGCGATGCCGGAGCTGTCACAGGAGACCGAGCGTACGAAGGCCCTGCTGCCGTTCGGGGCGGCGGAGGTGACGGGGCCGTCCATGGTGCCCACGCTGCGGCACGGGGACCGGCTCCTCGTGCAGTACGGGGCACGCGTCCGTCCGGGTGACGTCATCGTGCTGCGCCACCCCTTCCAGCAGGACCTGCTGGTCGTCAAGCGCGCCGTGGAGTTGCGCGA encodes:
- a CDS encoding ASCH domain-containing protein; translation: MTDRTARVRELNLYRQYFELVAAGAKTIEVRVKYPHLADLAAGDTIRFRIKDTDETCDVQVLRVTEYPDFEALLDGEGPCNVNPTATRDQQLANIRTIYGPEKEALGALAIEIFGSSKAH
- a CDS encoding ABC transporter permease codes for the protein MTGLLVELRRTPVRWAAPPLLAACTAMVFLVGGDWRGSWPETSAAATRAAIPLMVAGTGIAAERASRLRRSGAEALLAARPPHQVELARLTADAVWLGAVYLLCTAFTWIATAGAPGGPWLDYVLFGVSGVVFALALGHFIGRSLPGRFTGALAAVGGFLLFSLVFGSQSSPLADVVFYHAIDVRLSATHLVWRLAITGLAVAAMCTVSSLLSRDRRSTGAAGAAGFFSLATLVCVVAMPGSDSALLETRRVGTPVCEAGGGGTVCVWPEHVHRLPEAVAAADRVARAARGVVPAPERYAEQGLERDGTGGFTLDHGRKDLLHTMLLELTGPHQTWCESEPEALAERRMYAGLRLETWLEARATDSGKLPAYTYSGDTAWLSDVRRARKLPTAEQVSRAKEWARDMAAPC
- a CDS encoding site-specific integrase translates to MPVDGASHQRAASVRAAQAKNYADSIEMTFRMIMGDAVVEGLFGVNPVPAQSRRRGRYEPEDSAEDTYVYPDPVQALLLADNARVIRGLIGEVMILVMAYTGMRIAEIAGLRREFCWVGPDRDPWDQHIRVEHQGHYLKGGFKLHPPKYSSYRTLILPPFLGDLLWKVLESHEAERLPGRARQADPRR
- the sodN gene encoding superoxide dismutase, Ni gives rise to the protein MLSRLFAPKVTVSAHCDLPCGVYDPAQARIEAESVKAVQEKMAANDDPHFQARAIVIKEQRAELAKHHVSVLWSDYFKAPHFEKYPELHQLVNDTLKALSAAKASTDPATGQKALDYIAQIDKIFWETKKA